A genomic segment from Corylus avellana chromosome ca5, CavTom2PMs-1.0 encodes:
- the LOC132180844 gene encoding LOW QUALITY PROTEIN: protein IQ-DOMAIN 33 (The sequence of the model RefSeq protein was modified relative to this genomic sequence to represent the inferred CDS: inserted 1 base in 1 codon), which translates to MGITGELVRSVFSRNRSVGTQESNVRSNVVERKKWGSVRAYLCGDEFNSVLAEEDSASVKSSEATVTQPMLEDLRDKVDIQNEETKEDIMEETQXFNPKSLSEENAAIIIQSAFRGFLARHEVEGRKLKKGNEVLVVGTESSSRESVGTSVEVQTGNSAEVFSVQEERVALHHQMLQKARTQVLRLKEDWDDSTVSSNISRKRIQNRLEATTRRERALAYAFSQQLRICSKRQQSKANDTEPNMGWSWLERWMATRLPESSSVENQIQMKLEPIDSSQNFMFRKGFFDAVGEEKESCGSNEVSVQFDSFSATEPKKEDVLKPTKSRLKAIRSVSRRKTVPSYQCTKEYAKVNQRIGSKETENDLRNKQNQPGSKREIKCKNSPS; encoded by the exons GTAAGAAGCAATGTGGTGGAAAGGAAAAAATGGGGCTCTGTTAGGGCATACCTCTGTGGCGATGAATTCAACTCAGTTCTTGCAGAGGAGGATTCAGCCTCAGTTAAAAGCTCTGAAGCCACTGTTACACAGCCCATGCTAGAGGACTTGAGAGACAAAGTAGACATCCAAAATGAAGAAACCAAGGAAGATATAATGGAGGAAACGC GGTtcaaccctaaatcattgagtGAAGAAAATGCTGCAATCATCATCCAGTCAGCATTTAGAGGCTTTCTG GCCAGGCATGAAGTTGAAGGAAGAAAACTGAAGAAGGGTAACGAGGTGCTTGTTGTAGGAACAGAAAGTTCAAGTAGGGAATCTGTGGGCACATCAGTTGAAGTTCAAACAGGAAATTCTGCAGAAGTTTTCTCAGTTCAAGAAGAAAGAGTGGCTCTTCATCACCAAATGCTACAGAAAGCCAGAACTCAAGTTCTGAGGCTAAAG GAAGACTGGGATGATAGCACAGTGAGTAGCAACATATCAAGAAAGAGGATTCAGAACAGACTGGAAGCAACAACCAGGCGTGAGAGAGCGCTAGCTTATGCTTTCTCACAACAG CTGCGAATCTGTTCAAAGAGACAACAAAGCAAAGCCAATGACACAGAGCCCAACATGGGTTGGAGCTGGCTAGAACGGTGGATGGCAACCCGCCTTCCAGAAAGCTCCTCAGTCGAGAACCAGATACAGATGAAACTTGAGCCAATTGACAGCAGTCAAAATTTCATGTTCAGGAAAGGATTTTTCGATGCagtaggagaagaaaaagaaagttgcgGATCAAATGAGGTGTCCGTCCAATTTGACAGCTTTAGTGCAACTGAGCCAAAAAAGGAAGACGTATTGAAGCCTACCAAAAGCAGGCTTAAGGCTATCAGAAGCGTGTCTAGGCGGAAAACTGTGCCGAGCTACCAATGCACAAAAGAGTATGCCAAG GTCAACCAGAGGATTGGTTCAAAGGAGACAGAAAACGATTTAAGGAACAAGCAAAATCAACCAGGCAGCAAAAGGGAAATCAAATGCAAGAACTCTCCGTCTTAA